One segment of Corynebacterium atrinae DNA contains the following:
- a CDS encoding WhiB family transcriptional regulator has product MVGTITGGSPSGDLLQASADQESLCFERGEWITQAKCRSGDPDALFVRGAEQRKAAVICRHCPVVIECRADALDNKVEFGVWGGLTERQRRALLRKNPHIDSWAEFLAAGGEIDGL; this is encoded by the coding sequence ATGGTAGGAACGATCACCGGCGGTTCACCCTCCGGAGACCTCCTCCAGGCTTCGGCGGATCAAGAATCCCTGTGTTTCGAGCGGGGAGAATGGATTACGCAGGCCAAGTGCCGTTCGGGTGATCCCGATGCCCTCTTCGTCCGCGGGGCGGAGCAGCGCAAAGCTGCCGTCATTTGTCGCCACTGCCCCGTCGTCATCGAATGCCGGGCCGATGCCTTGGACAACAAGGTGGAATTCGGGGTGTGGGGCGGCCTGACGGAGCGCCAGCGCCGCGCTTTGCTTCGCAAGAATCCGCACATTGACAGCTGGGCGGAGTTCCTCGCCGCGGGCGGGGAAATCGACGGCCTGTGA
- a CDS encoding DUF4177 domain-containing protein — protein MTNWEYATVPLLTHATKQILDTWGEDGWELVSVVPGPNPENVVAYMKREKN, from the coding sequence ATGACTAATTGGGAATATGCCACCGTTCCGCTCCTTACGCACGCCACCAAGCAGATCCTGGATACCTGGGGTGAAGATGGCTGGGAGCTCGTCTCCGTTGTCCCGGGTCCGAATCCGGAGAATGTCGTTGCGTACATGAAGCGGGAGAAGAACTAA
- a CDS encoding RidA family protein — MASTSDRLVELGITLPTVAAPVAAYVPAVQVGNQVWTSGQLPFIDGQLPAVGKVGAEVTAEEAEQYARTCVLNALAAVDALVGIDKVTRVLKIVGFVASAEGFTGQPSVVNGASNLIGEVFGEAGAHARSAVGVAELPLGSPVEVELIVEVAV, encoded by the coding sequence ATGGCTTCAACGTCTGATCGCTTGGTAGAACTCGGCATCACCCTCCCCACGGTGGCCGCCCCCGTAGCTGCCTATGTTCCCGCAGTCCAGGTGGGTAACCAGGTGTGGACGTCGGGGCAGCTGCCTTTCATCGATGGCCAGCTGCCGGCTGTCGGCAAGGTCGGCGCGGAGGTCACTGCAGAGGAAGCAGAGCAGTATGCCCGCACCTGTGTGCTCAATGCTCTGGCGGCAGTGGATGCCCTCGTGGGCATCGATAAGGTGACCCGCGTTCTTAAGATTGTTGGTTTCGTCGCCTCCGCAGAAGGCTTCACCGGCCAGCCGAGCGTGGTCAACGGCGCTTCCAACCTCATCGGAGAGGTCTTTGGTGAGGCTGGCGCCCACGCCCGTTCTGCGGTGGGTGTCGCTGAGCTCCCGCTGGGCTCCCCGGTCGAGGTCGAACTCATCGTTGAGGTAGCGGTCTAA
- a CDS encoding MBL fold metallo-hydrolase, translated as MEHPAYSQLRPVTDSVSVVLCPNPGYAALEGTNSWVIRAAGDPRSIVIDPGPEDEGHLNVLGAKASEVALILLTHRHHDHADGAQRFRQLTGAPVRAFDPSYCSSGQTPLADGEVVTVEGVTPQIEVVYSPGHTSDSATFFIWSGVPHESTLEGIITGDTIAGRHTTMISETDGDLGQYLQTLHMLEERGKDIMLLPGHGPEGKDLSAYARKYIDRRQHRIDQIKEVQARLGEDVDLKTMIDEMYDDVDPVLRHAAEQSTRVALRYLKEQQA; from the coding sequence ATGGAGCATCCCGCTTATAGCCAGCTTCGACCAGTCACTGATTCCGTGTCTGTCGTCCTGTGTCCCAATCCGGGTTACGCTGCCCTAGAGGGCACCAATTCCTGGGTTATTCGAGCTGCCGGCGATCCCCGCAGCATCGTCATCGATCCCGGCCCGGAGGACGAGGGGCACCTCAACGTCCTGGGTGCCAAGGCTTCGGAGGTCGCATTAATCCTCCTCACCCACCGGCACCATGATCACGCGGACGGCGCGCAGCGCTTCCGTCAGCTTACGGGCGCACCGGTACGCGCCTTCGATCCGTCATATTGCAGCTCGGGGCAAACCCCGCTTGCCGACGGCGAGGTGGTCACCGTCGAAGGCGTCACCCCGCAGATCGAGGTGGTGTACTCCCCGGGGCACACCAGTGACTCAGCAACCTTCTTTATCTGGTCCGGCGTCCCCCACGAATCCACCCTCGAGGGGATTATCACCGGCGACACCATCGCCGGTCGCCACACCACAATGATTTCGGAGACGGACGGCGATCTCGGCCAGTACCTGCAGACACTGCACATGCTCGAAGAGCGTGGCAAGGACATCATGCTTCTCCCGGGTCACGGCCCGGAAGGCAAGGACCTCTCCGCCTATGCGCGCAAATACATCGACCGCCGTCAGCATCGTATCGATCAGATTAAGGAAGTTCAGGCCCGTTTGGGCGAGGACGTTGATCTTAAGACCATGATCGACGAGATGTATGACGACGTCGATCCGGTCTTGCGTCACGCCGCCGAGCAGTCAACTCGGGTCGCCCTGCGCTACCTGAAGGAGCAGCAAGCGTAA
- the glxR gene encoding CRP-like cAMP-activated global transcriptional regulator GlxR: protein MEGVQEILSRAGIFQGVDPVSVSNLIQDMETVRFPRGTIIFEEGEPGDRLYIITTGKVKLARHASDGRENLLTVMGPSDMFGELSIFDPGPRTSSAVCVTEVQAATMNSEMLKQWVSDHPEIAQQLLRVLARRLRRTNASLADLIFTDVPGRVAKTLLQLANRFGSQEGGALRVNHDLTQEEIAQLVGASRETVNKALATFAHRGWIRLEGKSVLIVDTEHLARRAR, encoded by the coding sequence GTGGAAGGTGTACAGGAGATCCTGTCGCGAGCCGGAATCTTCCAGGGGGTGGATCCTGTTTCCGTGAGCAACCTGATCCAGGACATGGAAACTGTTCGTTTCCCCCGCGGAACCATCATTTTCGAAGAAGGTGAGCCGGGCGACCGGCTCTACATCATCACCACCGGCAAGGTGAAGCTCGCCCGCCATGCCTCAGACGGCCGGGAGAACCTCCTCACCGTCATGGGCCCCTCCGACATGTTCGGCGAGCTGTCCATCTTCGACCCGGGCCCGCGCACCTCCTCCGCAGTGTGTGTCACCGAAGTCCAGGCCGCGACGATGAATTCCGAGATGCTCAAGCAGTGGGTCTCCGATCACCCGGAGATCGCCCAGCAGCTTCTCCGCGTCCTCGCCCGCCGCCTGCGCCGCACCAACGCATCCTTGGCTGACCTCATCTTCACCGATGTCCCCGGCCGCGTGGCCAAGACTCTCCTGCAGCTGGCCAACCGCTTCGGCTCCCAAGAAGGCGGTGCCCTGCGCGTCAACCACGACCTCACGCAGGAAGAGATCGCCCAGCTCGTCGGCGCCTCCCGCGAGACCGTGAACAAGGCCCTGGCGACGTTCGCCCACCGCGGCTGGATCCGCCTGGAAGGCAAGTCCGTCCTCATCGTGGACACGGAGCACCTGGCGCGCCGCGCCCGCTAG
- the nth gene encoding endonuclease III, with protein sequence MSSSPRHPHRPGTHPASLGRETALGRTRRARRINRTLAVTFPDAGPELDFTNPLELTVATILSAQCTDVRVNQVTPELFRRFPTAAHYAAAEPADIEEIIRPTGFHRAKAQHLIGMGETLVANFDGRVPESLEDLLTLPGVGRKTAHVVRGNAFGQPGLTVDTHFARLVKRLKLTEETDPVKIEFALAGMIEKKEWTLFSHRLIFQGRRVCHARRPDCGGCSIANDCPSFGEFS encoded by the coding sequence ATGTCATCTTCGCCGCGACACCCGCACCGCCCCGGCACCCACCCGGCCTCGCTCGGGCGCGAAACCGCCCTCGGGCGGACGCGGCGGGCGCGTCGTATCAACCGAACTCTGGCGGTCACCTTCCCCGATGCGGGACCCGAGTTGGATTTCACCAATCCGCTCGAGCTCACGGTCGCGACCATCCTCTCCGCGCAGTGCACGGACGTGCGGGTCAACCAGGTAACCCCAGAGTTGTTTCGTCGCTTTCCGACGGCCGCGCACTACGCCGCCGCGGAACCCGCCGACATCGAAGAGATCATTCGCCCTACGGGCTTTCACCGGGCGAAAGCACAACACCTCATCGGGATGGGGGAGACGCTGGTGGCGAACTTCGATGGGCGAGTTCCTGAGTCCCTCGAAGACCTCCTCACCCTTCCCGGTGTCGGACGCAAAACTGCCCACGTCGTGCGCGGCAACGCCTTCGGCCAACCGGGGTTGACAGTGGATACCCACTTTGCTCGCCTGGTAAAACGCCTCAAGCTGACGGAGGAAACGGACCCCGTTAAAATCGAATTCGCGCTGGCGGGGATGATTGAGAAGAAAGAGTGGACATTGTTCTCCCACCGCCTCATCTTTCAAGGCCGCCGAGTTTGCCACGCCCGACGTCCGGATTGCGGTGGATGCTCTATCGCCAATGACTGCCCCTCGTTTGGAGAGTTCTCATGA